The following proteins are encoded in a genomic region of Comamonas resistens:
- a CDS encoding IclR family transcriptional regulator, which produces MSDNDNVLADGGSEKYMVPALERGLRLLQEFGRDNATLGAPELARRLQLPRATVFRMLNTLESMGFLQRAEGGNDYRLGLSVLRLGFEFLSSMDLTELGQPVIARLCDEIRFPCNIVVRDGRSIVYVAKVTPPTPLTSSVRVGTRLPAHATLLGRILLADLSLPELRALYPEEHLEGHSPNTPKTVIELFDLVQSDRERGHVAGAGFYESSISTIAAPVRDHSGRVIAALGVTLASAQIDPERQTELVPRVCAAADELSELLNYRPQSSAQVLSITSRRAGGGHA; this is translated from the coding sequence ATGAGCGACAACGACAACGTCTTGGCCGACGGCGGCTCCGAAAAGTACATGGTGCCCGCGCTGGAGCGCGGCCTGCGCCTGCTGCAGGAGTTCGGCCGCGACAACGCCACGCTGGGCGCGCCCGAGCTGGCGCGCCGCTTGCAACTGCCGCGCGCCACGGTGTTCCGCATGCTCAACACGCTGGAGAGCATGGGCTTTCTGCAGCGCGCCGAGGGCGGCAACGACTACCGGCTGGGCCTGTCCGTGCTGCGCCTGGGCTTCGAGTTCCTGTCCTCCATGGACCTGACCGAGCTGGGCCAGCCCGTGATCGCGCGGCTGTGCGATGAAATCCGCTTCCCCTGCAACATCGTGGTGCGTGACGGCCGCTCCATCGTCTACGTGGCCAAGGTCACGCCGCCGACGCCGCTGACCAGCTCGGTGCGCGTGGGCACGCGGCTGCCCGCCCATGCCACGCTGCTGGGCCGCATCCTGCTGGCCGACCTGTCGCTGCCGGAGCTGCGCGCCCTCTACCCCGAAGAGCACCTGGAAGGCCATTCGCCCAATACGCCAAAGACCGTGATCGAGCTCTTCGATCTGGTTCAGTCCGATCGCGAGCGCGGCCATGTGGCGGGTGCCGGTTTCTACGAAAGCTCGATCTCCACCATCGCCGCGCCCGTGCGCGACCACAGCGGCCGCGTCATCGCGGCCCTGGGCGTGACCCTGGCCTCGGCCCAGATCGATCCCGAGCGCCAGACGGAGCTGGTGCCGCGTGTCTGCGCCGCGGCCGACGAGCTGTCGGAGCTGCTCAACTACCGGCCGCAGTCCAGCGCGCAGGTTCTGTCCATCACTTCACGGCGCGCAGGAGGCGGCCATGCATGA
- a CDS encoding SDR family oxidoreductase, with product MHDFKLDATAVVTGGSSGIGLATVELLLAQGARVALCGRNPERLEQAVQHLLQIHPTARERLFAQACDVLDAGQVQQFARASEAALGPASILVNNAGQGRVSTFENTTDEAWTEELHLKFFSVLHPTRAFLPQLERGEDSAIVCVNSLLASQPEPHMVATSAARAGLKNLVRSMATEFAPKGVRVNGILVGLIESGQWRRRFEAREDKSQTWEQWSGALASTKHIPMGRLGKPAEAARAIFFLATPLSSYTTGSHIDVSGGHSRHA from the coding sequence ATGCATGATTTCAAACTCGACGCCACGGCCGTCGTCACCGGCGGCTCTTCGGGCATAGGTCTGGCCACCGTGGAGCTGCTGCTGGCCCAGGGCGCACGCGTGGCCCTGTGCGGCCGCAATCCCGAGCGTCTGGAGCAGGCCGTACAGCATCTGCTGCAAATCCATCCCACGGCGCGCGAGCGCCTGTTCGCCCAGGCCTGCGATGTGCTCGATGCCGGGCAGGTGCAGCAGTTCGCGCGCGCCAGCGAAGCGGCGCTGGGACCGGCTTCCATCCTCGTCAACAACGCCGGCCAGGGCCGTGTCTCGACCTTCGAGAACACCACGGACGAGGCCTGGACCGAGGAGCTGCACCTGAAGTTCTTCTCGGTGCTGCATCCCACGCGTGCCTTTCTGCCGCAGCTCGAGCGCGGCGAGGATTCGGCCATCGTCTGCGTGAACTCGCTGCTGGCCTCCCAGCCCGAGCCGCACATGGTTGCCACCTCGGCCGCGCGCGCCGGCCTCAAGAACCTGGTGCGCTCCATGGCCACCGAGTTCGCGCCCAAGGGCGTGCGCGTCAACGGCATTCTGGTCGGCCTGATCGAGTCCGGCCAGTGGCGCCGCCGCTTTGAGGCCCGCGAGGACAAGAGCCAGACCTGGGAGCAGTGGAGCGGTGCGCTCGCAAGCACAAAACACATCCCCATGGGCCGTCTGGGCAAGCCTGCCGAGGCCGCACGCGCCATTTTCTTTCTTGCCACGCCGCTGTCTTCGTACACGACGGGCAGCCATATCGATGTTTCCGGAGGCCATTCACGCCATGCCTAA
- a CDS encoding Bug family tripartite tricarboxylate transporter substrate binding protein, translating into MQRSAFLKSCLALACSAALSAAMSPAYAAGAAEQLSSGQFTIIAPFPAGGAVDILSRILATGLTEEYKQAAIVDNRPGANGNIGIDMVKRAKPDGHTLLVVPQGNLTINPTLMPKLPYNVFGDFVPVASMGRAANVIVVNPQVPAKTIQELVALSKSKPDSISYASPGVGSSLHLAGELFKDKSGADIMHVAYKGSGQGLNDALGGTIPMLIANMPTVLPHVQSGKLRALAVTDATRSGFLPNVPTLAEAGIPGIAVSSWYGVLAPKNTPPEVVKQLAEDIDKVMKTQAAQNQLKSQGMTPWVVKGDAFGELIRKETALWAPVVKSHHIVAQ; encoded by the coding sequence ATGCAACGTTCCGCCTTCCTCAAGTCCTGCCTGGCGCTGGCCTGCAGCGCCGCGCTGTCCGCCGCCATGTCCCCCGCGTACGCGGCCGGTGCCGCCGAGCAACTGTCCAGCGGCCAGTTCACCATCATTGCGCCGTTCCCCGCCGGCGGCGCGGTGGACATCCTCTCGCGCATCCTGGCCACGGGCCTGACCGAGGAGTACAAGCAGGCCGCCATCGTGGACAACCGCCCCGGTGCCAACGGCAACATCGGCATCGACATGGTCAAGCGCGCCAAGCCCGACGGCCACACGCTGCTTGTCGTGCCCCAGGGCAACCTGACCATCAACCCCACGCTGATGCCCAAGCTGCCCTACAACGTGTTCGGCGACTTCGTGCCCGTGGCATCCATGGGGCGTGCGGCCAATGTCATCGTCGTCAATCCCCAGGTGCCGGCCAAGACCATCCAGGAGCTGGTGGCACTGTCCAAATCCAAGCCCGATTCGATCAGCTACGCCTCGCCGGGCGTGGGCTCCAGCCTGCACCTGGCCGGCGAGCTGTTCAAGGACAAGTCGGGTGCCGACATCATGCACGTGGCCTACAAGGGCTCGGGCCAGGGCCTGAACGATGCCCTGGGCGGCACCATCCCCATGCTGATCGCCAACATGCCCACCGTGCTGCCCCATGTGCAGTCGGGCAAGCTGCGCGCTCTGGCCGTGACCGATGCCACGCGTTCGGGCTTTTTGCCCAATGTGCCGACCCTGGCCGAGGCCGGCATTCCGGGCATTGCCGTTTCGTCCTGGTATGGCGTGCTGGCGCCCAAGAACACGCCTCCCGAAGTGGTCAAGCAGCTGGCCGAGGACATCGACAAGGTCATGAAGACCCAGGCCGCGCAGAACCAGCTCAAGTCCCAGGGCATGACCCCCTGGGTGGTCAAGGGCGATGCCTTTGGCGAGCTGATCCGCAAGGAGACCGCGCTGTGGGCGCCCGTGGTCAAGAGCCACCACATCGTGGCGCAGTAA
- a CDS encoding aspartate dehydrogenase — protein MKNIALIGCGAIGSSVLELLSGDARLQVRWVLVPEASAAIQQTVARLAPQAQILPALPADARPDLLVECAGHSAIEEHVLPALARGIPTVVASIGALSAPGMAERVQAAAEAGQTQVQLLSGAIGGIDALAAARVGGLDSVVYTGRKPPKAWSGTPAEQACDLGALTEAFCIFEGTAREAAQLYPKNANVAATLSLAGLGLDKTMVRLFADPAVDENVHHVEARGAFGAMELTMRGKPLAANPKTSALTVYSVVRAVLNNVASLAI, from the coding sequence ATGAAAAATATTGCATTGATTGGTTGCGGCGCGATCGGCTCCAGCGTTCTGGAGTTGCTGAGCGGCGATGCCCGGCTGCAGGTGCGTTGGGTGCTGGTGCCCGAGGCCAGCGCTGCGATCCAGCAGACGGTGGCCCGTCTGGCTCCGCAGGCGCAGATCCTGCCAGCCCTGCCCGCCGATGCCCGGCCCGATCTGCTGGTGGAGTGCGCGGGCCACAGCGCCATCGAAGAGCATGTGCTGCCGGCGCTGGCGCGCGGCATTCCCACGGTGGTGGCTTCGATCGGCGCTTTGAGTGCCCCCGGCATGGCCGAGCGCGTGCAGGCGGCGGCCGAGGCCGGCCAGACCCAGGTGCAGCTGCTGTCCGGCGCCATCGGCGGCATCGACGCACTGGCCGCGGCCCGCGTGGGCGGGCTGGACTCGGTGGTCTACACGGGCCGCAAGCCGCCCAAGGCCTGGAGCGGCACGCCGGCCGAGCAGGCCTGCGATCTGGGGGCCTTGACCGAAGCCTTCTGCATCTTCGAAGGCACGGCCCGCGAAGCGGCCCAGCTCTATCCCAAGAATGCCAATGTGGCGGCCACGCTGTCGCTGGCGGGCCTGGGCCTGGACAAGACCATGGTGCGCCTGTTCGCCGACCCGGCCGTCGATGAAAACGTGCACCACGTCGAGGCGCGCGGCGCTTTCGGCGCCATGGAGCTGACCATGCGCGGCAAGCCGCTGGCGGCCAACCCCAAGACCTCGGCGCTGACCGTGTACAGCGTGGTGCGCGCCGTGCTCAACAACGTGGCTTCCCTGGCCATCTGA
- a CDS encoding thiamine pyrophosphate-binding protein, producing the protein MPKPNQITVGAAVAEFLEHCNVKAAFGVISIHNMPILDAMFARGKLRFVMARGEAGAGNMADACARSTSSLGVCITSTGPASGNIAGSLVEAYTAGTPLLHITGQIETQYLDKKLSYIHEAPDQLTMLKAVSKAAFRVLSAETCLSTLKAAVQAAMTAPTGPVSVEIPIDIQQSVIDMPGDWSPLPVPVLAPSEASLDALADTLAKARRPLLWLGGGARHAGAAVQRLKAMGFGIVSTGQGRGIVPEDDPATLGAYNIQKPVEAFYQRCDAMLAVGTRLRSNETLKYELKLPRPLLRIDVDAAQQGRCYMDDGFVCGDSALALNGLADRLEKRGYKADPELLADLRRTHDEVVATMRDGLGPYSALVQQLQQVVGRNFNWVRDVTVSNSTWGNRELRFFEPNAGVHATGGGIGMGMPMAIGAAIGAAESGSGRKTLGLAGDGGFILNLGELATLVQEECDTLIVLMNDQRYGVIQNIQDASYGGRRCYVELHTPDYAQLCASIKLPHARVSNLDELPAVLDGAWSRKGPFLLEIDMRAIGSFKTTFSGPPVNKLDQIPATTKVQ; encoded by the coding sequence ATGCCTAAGCCAAACCAAATTACCGTGGGCGCCGCCGTCGCCGAATTCCTCGAGCATTGCAATGTCAAGGCTGCCTTCGGGGTGATCTCCATCCACAACATGCCCATCCTCGACGCGATGTTCGCGCGCGGCAAGCTGCGCTTTGTGATGGCGCGCGGCGAGGCCGGCGCCGGCAACATGGCCGACGCCTGCGCTCGCTCCACCTCCAGCCTGGGCGTGTGCATCACCAGCACCGGCCCGGCCTCGGGCAACATCGCCGGCAGCCTGGTCGAGGCCTACACCGCCGGCACGCCGCTCTTGCACATCACCGGCCAGATCGAGACCCAGTACCTGGACAAGAAGCTGTCGTACATCCACGAGGCGCCGGACCAGCTGACCATGCTCAAGGCCGTCTCCAAGGCCGCCTTCCGCGTGCTGAGCGCCGAGACCTGCCTGTCCACGCTGAAGGCCGCGGTGCAGGCCGCGATGACCGCGCCCACCGGCCCGGTGAGCGTCGAGATCCCGATCGACATCCAGCAGAGCGTGATCGACATGCCCGGCGACTGGTCGCCGCTGCCGGTGCCCGTGCTGGCGCCGAGCGAGGCTTCGCTGGACGCGCTGGCCGACACGCTGGCCAAGGCCCGGCGCCCGCTGCTGTGGCTGGGCGGCGGCGCGCGCCACGCCGGCGCGGCCGTGCAGCGCCTGAAGGCCATGGGCTTCGGCATCGTCAGCACCGGCCAGGGCCGCGGCATCGTGCCCGAGGACGACCCGGCGACGCTGGGCGCCTACAACATCCAGAAGCCCGTCGAGGCCTTCTACCAGCGCTGCGACGCCATGCTGGCCGTGGGCACGCGCCTGCGCAGCAACGAGACGCTGAAGTACGAACTCAAGCTGCCGCGCCCGCTGCTGCGCATCGACGTGGACGCCGCCCAGCAGGGCCGCTGCTACATGGATGACGGCTTCGTCTGCGGCGACTCGGCCCTGGCCCTGAACGGCCTGGCCGATCGCCTGGAAAAGCGCGGCTACAAGGCCGACCCCGAGCTGCTGGCCGATCTGCGCCGCACGCACGACGAAGTCGTCGCCACCATGCGCGACGGCCTGGGCCCGTACAGCGCCCTGGTGCAGCAGCTGCAGCAGGTGGTGGGCCGCAACTTCAACTGGGTGCGCGACGTGACCGTCTCCAACAGCACCTGGGGCAACCGCGAGCTGCGCTTCTTCGAGCCCAACGCCGGCGTGCACGCCACGGGCGGCGGCATCGGCATGGGCATGCCCATGGCCATCGGTGCGGCCATCGGCGCGGCCGAAAGCGGCTCGGGCCGCAAGACCCTGGGCCTGGCCGGCGACGGCGGCTTCATCCTGAACCTGGGCGAACTCGCCACCCTGGTGCAGGAAGAGTGCGACACCCTGATCGTGCTGATGAACGACCAGCGCTATGGCGTGATCCAGAACATCCAGGACGCCTCCTACGGCGGCCGCCGCTGCTATGTGGAGCTGCACACGCCCGACTACGCCCAGTTGTGCGCGTCCATCAAGCTGCCCCATGCCCGCGTGAGCAATCTCGACGAGCTGCCCGCCGTGCTGGATGGCGCCTGGAGCAGGAAGGGCCCGTTCCTGCTGGAGATCGACATGCGCGCCATCGGCAGCTTCAAGACCACGTTCTCGGGCCCTCCGGTGAACAAGCTCGACCAGATCCCGGCCACCACCAAGGTTCAGTGA
- a CDS encoding alpha/beta fold hydrolase, whose translation MTQDTLSFKVQQLQAGFPERLVQLPDGSRVAWREAGDATDEFAVVLLHGISSGAASWLDLALALGDKARVLAWDAPGYGVSTPLAQPTPGDADYARALEQSLQALGVRRCLLVGHSLGALMAARLAGTASGLVEQLVLISPAGGYGAPAKAEQQAKVRQGRLAALAGKGVAGLAAVIDQRLVSAEAPESVRAWVRWNTARMQPQGYAQAVELLCGGDLGQAAGKLSMPVQVWVGEHDVVTPPAACKAWSELLGADYGTLAAAGHASPVEQPVAIAQKLASLLNQSTRTSTCRQP comes from the coding sequence ATGACGCAGGACACGCTGTCCTTCAAGGTGCAGCAGCTGCAGGCCGGCTTTCCCGAGCGACTAGTGCAGTTGCCGGATGGCTCCCGGGTTGCCTGGCGCGAGGCAGGCGATGCGACGGACGAATTCGCCGTCGTGCTGCTGCACGGTATCAGCTCGGGCGCGGCTTCGTGGCTGGACCTGGCGCTGGCGCTGGGCGACAAGGCGCGCGTGCTGGCCTGGGATGCTCCGGGCTATGGCGTATCCACGCCGCTGGCGCAGCCTACTCCCGGCGATGCCGACTATGCGCGGGCACTGGAGCAGTCCCTGCAAGCGCTGGGCGTGCGCCGCTGCCTTCTGGTTGGTCACTCGCTGGGGGCGTTGATGGCGGCCAGGCTGGCCGGCACGGCCTCTGGCCTAGTCGAGCAACTGGTGCTCATCAGCCCGGCGGGCGGCTACGGCGCGCCGGCCAAGGCCGAGCAGCAGGCCAAGGTGCGCCAGGGGCGTCTGGCTGCGCTGGCCGGGAAGGGCGTTGCCGGTCTGGCTGCCGTGATCGACCAGCGGCTGGTATCGGCCGAGGCGCCCGAGTCGGTGCGCGCATGGGTGCGCTGGAACACGGCCCGCATGCAGCCGCAGGGCTATGCGCAGGCGGTGGAACTGCTGTGCGGCGGCGATCTGGGGCAGGCGGCCGGCAAGCTGTCCATGCCGGTCCAGGTCTGGGTCGGAGAGCATGACGTGGTCACACCTCCTGCGGCCTGCAAGGCCTGGTCCGAACTGCTGGGCGCCGACTACGGTACGCTTGCGGCCGCCGGCCATGCCTCGCCCGTGGAACAACCCGTGGCGATCGCGCAGAAGCTGGCATCTTTGTTGAACCAAAGTACCCGCACTTCTACCTGCCGACAGCCATGA
- a CDS encoding 5'-methylthioadenosine/adenosylhomocysteine nucleosidase, whose product MTIAILSALAEEQHGLVDAMEGMQGQRHAGRDFWLGRLHGHEVVCALSGIGKVAAATTTAALIERFGVRAIVFTGVAGGIGQGVNVGDVVIARQFMQHDMDASPIFPRWEMPGYGCSTLACDGAMTDRLVQAAASAVQAGIVASHASARLHEGLIASGDQFVSSRQASDRLRTELQAASHHVLAVEMEGAAVAQACFDYGVPFAAMRTISDRADDSAHVDFSTFVRTVASRYAQLVVSDFLRQMP is encoded by the coding sequence ATGACGATTGCCATTCTCAGTGCTCTTGCCGAAGAACAACACGGCCTGGTGGACGCCATGGAAGGCATGCAAGGCCAGCGCCATGCGGGGCGCGACTTCTGGCTGGGCCGGCTGCATGGGCATGAGGTGGTGTGCGCGCTGTCGGGCATAGGCAAGGTGGCTGCGGCCACCACCACGGCGGCGCTGATCGAGCGCTTTGGCGTGCGCGCCATCGTGTTCACGGGCGTGGCTGGCGGCATAGGACAGGGCGTGAACGTGGGCGACGTGGTGATCGCGCGGCAGTTCATGCAGCACGACATGGACGCCTCGCCGATCTTTCCGCGTTGGGAAATGCCGGGATATGGCTGCAGCACCCTGGCCTGCGATGGCGCGATGACGGACCGCCTGGTGCAGGCGGCAGCCTCCGCGGTCCAGGCCGGTATCGTGGCCTCCCACGCGTCGGCCCGCTTGCATGAGGGGCTGATCGCCAGCGGCGACCAGTTCGTCAGTTCGCGCCAGGCCAGCGACCGCCTGCGTACCGAGCTGCAGGCCGCGAGCCACCATGTGCTGGCCGTGGAGATGGAGGGAGCTGCCGTGGCCCAGGCCTGCTTCGACTATGGCGTGCCGTTTGCGGCCATGCGCACCATCTCGGACCGCGCCGACGACAGCGCCCATGTGGACTTCTCCACGTTCGTGCGCACCGTGGCCAGCCGCTATGCCCAGCTGGTGGTGTCGGACTTTCTGCGCCAGATGCCTTGA
- a CDS encoding cupin domain-containing protein produces MTDSTQNTPRSWDQPEGTSFEDWMTSRVARFSTRKYDFDALKFQADFDPKYRRGQMRYIGTGGTGVAADSNTIPSENFTFSTMVIPAGHEGPSHLHTDVEEVFFVMRGKLKLVLEKDGERFETILTDRDVVSVPPGVYREEINIGDEDALMCVMLGAKKPITPTYPPEHPLAKIKR; encoded by the coding sequence ATGACGGACTCCACACAGAACACCCCCCGCAGCTGGGACCAGCCCGAAGGCACCAGCTTTGAAGACTGGATGACTTCGCGCGTCGCGCGCTTTTCCACGCGCAAGTACGACTTCGACGCGCTGAAGTTCCAGGCCGATTTCGACCCCAAGTACCGCCGCGGCCAGATGCGCTACATCGGTACTGGCGGCACGGGCGTGGCTGCCGACAGCAACACCATTCCGTCGGAGAACTTCACTTTCTCCACCATGGTGATCCCGGCCGGCCATGAAGGCCCGTCGCACCTGCACACCGACGTCGAGGAAGTGTTCTTCGTGATGCGCGGCAAGCTCAAGCTGGTGCTGGAGAAGGACGGCGAACGCTTCGAGACCATCCTGACCGACCGCGACGTGGTGTCCGTACCTCCAGGCGTGTACCGCGAAGAGATCAATATCGGCGACGAAGACGCGCTGATGTGCGTGATGCTGGGCGCCAAGAAGCCCATCACCCCGACCTATCCGCCCGAGCACCCGCTGGCCAAAATCAAGCGCTGA
- a CDS encoding SDR family oxidoreductase → MTMNTTHSTGPLAGRRILVTGAARGLGFAFAQTLCTQGAQVVLADLREELLAQAVEQLRAKGLQAHGVAFDAGNPDSIAHCAQQAVQALGGLDGLVNNAAVTDSGGKGMDDIALEKWDQVMSVNVRGVWLMTRACRAALRDSGRGAVVNLASDTALWGAPNLMAYVASKGAVMAMTHAMAREMGGDNVTVNAVAPGLVLVEATEYVPEHRHRLYIDQRALQREQGPEDVSGAVSYLLSDGARFVTGQVLPVNGGFVMN, encoded by the coding sequence ATGACCATGAACACCACGCATTCCACCGGGCCGCTCGCAGGGCGCCGGATCCTCGTCACCGGCGCCGCGCGCGGCCTGGGTTTTGCCTTTGCACAGACGCTGTGCACGCAGGGCGCACAGGTCGTGCTGGCCGATCTGCGTGAAGAGCTGCTGGCCCAGGCCGTGGAGCAGTTGCGTGCCAAGGGCCTGCAAGCCCATGGCGTGGCCTTCGATGCCGGCAACCCTGACTCCATCGCGCATTGCGCGCAGCAGGCGGTGCAAGCCCTGGGCGGGCTCGACGGTCTGGTCAACAACGCCGCCGTCACCGACTCGGGCGGCAAGGGCATGGACGACATCGCGCTCGAGAAGTGGGACCAGGTGATGAGCGTCAACGTGCGCGGCGTCTGGCTGATGACGCGCGCCTGCCGTGCCGCACTGCGTGACAGCGGTCGTGGCGCCGTGGTCAACCTGGCTTCCGACACCGCGCTGTGGGGCGCGCCCAACCTGATGGCCTACGTGGCCAGCAAGGGCGCCGTCATGGCCATGACCCATGCCATGGCCCGTGAAATGGGCGGCGACAACGTCACCGTCAACGCCGTGGCGCCCGGCCTGGTGCTGGTGGAAGCCACCGAGTACGTGCCCGAGCACCGCCACCGCCTCTACATCGACCAGCGCGCGCTGCAGCGCGAGCAGGGCCCAGAGGATGTCTCGGGCGCCGTGTCCTATCTGCTGTCGGATGGCGCACGCTTCGTGACGGGCCAGGTGCTGCCCGTCAACGGCGGCTTCGTCATGAACTGA
- a CDS encoding IclR family transcriptional regulator: MSDTSEISTNDNDRYTVPALERGLRLLACFGPVQPVWSAPELARCLQLPRSTVFRMLTTLENSGYLQRSGTEYRLGLAVLRLGYDYLSTQPLAQLAEPVLQGLCDALGMTSNLALLDGTSVVYVARIAPPGAFQGAVRVGSRLPAHATVLGRTLLQDMDAAQLRELFGGEELPQFSESTPRHVEDLASLLAQDRERGYAMGEGFYEPSVSSIAAPVRGGSGQVVAGLAVAIPFTELVPEKTQLWAQQVQEAAETLSAHLRQQHPDLLR; this comes from the coding sequence ATGAGCGATACCTCCGAGATTTCGACCAACGACAACGACCGTTACACCGTGCCCGCGCTGGAGCGCGGACTGCGCTTGCTGGCCTGCTTCGGCCCGGTGCAGCCCGTGTGGAGCGCGCCCGAGCTGGCACGCTGCCTGCAGCTGCCGCGCTCCACGGTGTTCCGCATGTTGACCACGCTCGAAAACTCGGGGTATCTGCAGCGCAGCGGCACCGAATACCGGCTGGGCCTGGCCGTGCTGCGACTGGGCTACGACTATCTGTCGACCCAGCCGCTGGCACAGCTGGCCGAGCCGGTGCTGCAAGGCCTGTGCGATGCGCTGGGCATGACCAGCAATCTGGCGCTGCTTGACGGCACCTCGGTGGTCTATGTGGCGCGCATCGCGCCGCCCGGTGCCTTTCAGGGCGCCGTGCGCGTGGGTTCGCGCCTGCCGGCCCATGCCACGGTGCTGGGGCGGACCTTGCTGCAGGACATGGATGCGGCGCAGCTGCGCGAGCTGTTCGGCGGCGAGGAACTGCCGCAGTTCTCCGAAAGCACGCCGCGTCATGTCGAGGACCTGGCGAGCCTGCTGGCGCAGGACCGCGAGCGTGGCTACGCCATGGGCGAGGGCTTTTACGAGCCTAGCGTCTCCAGCATCGCCGCGCCCGTGCGCGGCGGCAGCGGGCAGGTAGTGGCTGGTCTGGCCGTGGCCATTCCGTTCACCGAGCTGGTGCCCGAAAAAACCCAGCTCTGGGCGCAGCAGGTGCAGGAGGCGGCAGAGACTCTGTCGGCTCATTTGCGCCAGCAGCATCCGGATCTTTTGCGCTGA